DNA sequence from the Streptomyces tsukubensis genome:
CTGTGAAGGCGGGCGGCACGTTCGACTACCGGTTCGCGGTCGCGCACCCCGGCACGTACTGGTTCCACCCGCACTCGGGCGTCCAGCAGGACCGCGGCCTGTACGCGCCGCTGATCGTCGAGGACCCGAAGGAGCCGCTGAAGTACGACAAGGAGTGGGTGATCGTTCTCGACGACTGGGTCGACGGGATCGACGGCTCCACCCCCGACGCCGTCCTCACCGAACTCAGCAAGGGCATGATGAGCGGCGGCGGCCACGAGGGCCACGGCGCGGCCGGAACCACCGCCATGGGCGGCCGGGGCAGGTACTCGGGGGCCCGGCGGCCGGCCGCCGCGAAGACCCCCGGCCCGGGCGGTGCGGGCCCTTCGCGGATGATGATGGGCGCCAAGAGCGACCTGCTCGGCGGGGACGCGGGCGATGTGGCGTACCCGCACTATCTGATCAACGGACGGACACCGAAGGCCCCGGCGTCCTTCAGCGCGAAGCCCGGCGACCGGATCCGGCTGCGGATCATCAACGCGGGCGGCGATACGGCCTTCCGGGTCGCCCTCGGCGGCCACGAGCTGACCGTGACCCACACCGACGGCTTCCCCGTCGCGCCCGCGAAGACGGACGCCCTGCTGCTGGGCATGGGCGAGCGGTACGACGCCGTCGTCACCGCGGGCGACGGGGTCTTCCCGCTGGTGGCGGTCGCGGAGGGCAAGAACACGACGGCGCTGGCCCTGCTCCGTACGGGCGGCGGGGCCGCTCCCGCGGCGACCGTACGCCCCGCGGAGCTGACCCGGCGGGTGCTGACCGCGGACAAGCTGCGCGCCGACGCCTCGGTCGCGCTGCCCGCCCGCAAGCCGGACCGCGAGATCGACATCGAGCTGACCGGCGGGATGGCGAAGTACGACTGGGCGTTCGACGGCAAGCCGTACACCCCGGACCCGCGCCACGAGGTCCGGGCCGGTGAGCGGGTCCGGCTGGTGTTCCGCAATCCGACGGGCATGTGGCACCCGCTCCATCTGCACGGCCACACCTTCGCCGTCGGCGGTACGGCACAGGGCGCACGCAAGGACACCGCCGTCATCCTGCCCAACGGCACGCTGACCGCCGACTTCGACGCCGACAACCCGGGGCTGTGGATGATCCACTGCCACAACGTCTACCACGCGGAGGCGGGGATGATGACGGTCCTGGGCTACCGGAAGTAACAGGGGCGGACAAGGCCCGGCGCCTGCCGCACCCCGGGCCCTGTCCGCCGTGGACGGGGCCCGGCGCCGGACCGCGGACGGGCCCGGCCCGGGGTGCGGTGCGGCCCCGGGCCGGGCACCGTCCACGGTGGACGCGCGACCGCGCGTGGGGCGTCCCACACCCCGCCACCGGGACATCGCGTCAGAAAGACGATTACACTGGGGCCGTGCCTCAACTACGTCTCGCCCTGAATCAGATCGACGCGACGGTCGGCGACCTCGGCGGCAACGCCGAAGCGGTCGTCCGGCGCACCCGGCAGGCGGCCGAGCAGGGTGCGCATCTCGTGGCCTTCCCCGAGATGATGCTCACCGGCTACCCCGTGGAGGACCTCGCGCTGCGGTCGTCGTTCGTGGACGCCTCCCGCGCGTCCCTCACGGCCCTCGCCGCCCGGCTGGCGGACGAGGGCCTGGGCGGGGTGCCGGTGATCGTCGGCTATCTCGACCGCTCCGACACCGCGCAGCCGAAGTACGGCCAGCCCGCGGGCGCGCCCCGCAACGCGGCGGCCGTCCTCCACGGCGGCGAAGTGGTCCTCGGTTTCGCCAAGCACCATCTGCCGAACTACGGCGTCTTCGACGAGTTCCGGTACTTCGTGCCCGGCGACACCATGCCGGTGGTCCGGGTCCGGGGCGTGGACGTGGCGCTGGCGATCTGCGAGGACCTGTGGCAGGACGGCGGCCGGGTGCCCGCGACCCGCTCCGCCGGAGCCGGGCTGCTGATCTCCGTGAACGCATCGCCGTACGAGCGCGACAAGGACGACACCCGGCTCGACCTGGTGCGCAAGCGCGCCCAGGAGGCGGGCTGCACCGTCGCGTACTGCGCGACGACCGGCGGCCAGGACGAGCTGGTCTTCGACGGCGACTCCATCGTCGTGGACGCGGCGGGCGAGGTGATCGCCCGGGCCCCGCAGTTCGAGGAGACCCTGCTCCTCGTCGACCTCGACCTCCCGGCCGCGGCCCCGGTGCCGCCGTCCGGTGTCGTCGACGACGGCCTGCGGATCGACCACGCGGTGGTCTCCGAGGAGCCGGTGGCTGCCTACCGGCCCGAGTTCACCGGCGGGTACGCGGAGCGGCTCGACGACGACGCCGAGGTGTACGCGGCCCTGGTCACCGGACTCCGCGCCTATACCGTGAAGAACGGTTTCCGCTCGGTCCTGGTGGGCCTCTCCGGCGGTATCGACTCGGCGCTGGTGGCCGCGATCGCCTGCGACGCGCTGGGCGCCGGGAACGTGTACGGCATCTCCATGCCGTCGAAGTACTCCTCGCAGCACTCCCGGGACGACGCCGCCGAGCTGGCGCGCCGTACCGGACTCCACTTCCGTACCGTCTCCATCGAGCCGATGTTCGACGCCTACATGGGCGCCCTCGGGCTCACCGGGCTGGCCGAGGAGAACCTCCAGTCGCGGCTGCGCGGCACCCTGCTGATGGCGGTCTCCAACGAGGAGGGCCATATCGTCCTGGCCCCGGGCAACAAGTCCGAGCTGGCGGTGGGCTACTCCACGCTGTACGGCGACTCGGTGGGCGCGTACGGGCCGATCAAGGACGTCTACAAGTCGACGGTGTTCCGGCTGGCGCGGTGGCGCAACCGGGTCGCGGCGGAGCGCGGCGAGACCCCGCCGATCCCGGAGGCGTCGATCACCAAGCCGCCGAGCGCCGAGCTGCGCCCGGACCAGGTGGACACCGATTCGCTGCCGGACTACGACGTGCTGGACGCGATCCTGGAGCTGTACGTGGACCGGGACCGCGGCCGGGCGGCGATCGTCGCCGCCGGGTACGACGAGGAGCTGGTCGCGCGGGTGCTGCGGCTGGTGGACACCGCGGAGTACAAGCGGCGGCAGTACCCGCCGGGCACCAAGATCTCGGCGAAGGGCTTCGGCAAGGACCGCAGGCTGCCGATCACCAACCGCTGGCGCGAGCACGCCTCCTGACCCGGGACGCCCTCCGACCCGGGACGCCTTCCGATCCAAAGAAGCGACCCAACCTGTACGCCCCCGATCGCCCCGGCGACCGGGGGCGTACGGTGTACCCGGCGTACCCGGCACAGGGGCGCTCAGCCGCCGGTCACCCGCCCGCGCAGCCGCTCATGGCGCTGCCGGGCCGCCTGGGTGCTGCCGAGGCCCAGACCGAAGGCGATCTCCTGCCAGGTCAGCCCGCGGCCGTGGGCGATGGACAGCAGGGACTCCTCCAGCACGTCCAGATCGCCGCGCGCCCGCGCAACGAGGGTGAGGGCGGCGACCAGATCGCTCCGGTCGACCCCGTCCTCCTCCTCCGCCAGCAGACCCGGATTGGCGGCCAGCGCGACCGTGAGGCCCACCGCCTCGTGCGGCGTGATCATCGGCTGGTTCAGATGACGGCGCCGGAGCGGCTCCGACGCGGCATGGCGCCGGTCGATCCGGGCCAGGGCGGCGAACTCACGTCCGGCCCGCGCCGCGCCGGGCTCGGCCGGGGTGAAGACATCGGGGGGCGTACCGGAGGGCGTACCGGACTCGGGAGCGGTCTCGTTCATACGACCCGACGGTACGCGGCACTCCCCCAACGGTCAACGAAATATTGCCAATGAACCGTGACCAACATGACGTTGTGAACACTCTGTTTACTTCCGGGGGCGGTGAAAGGGCGCCCCGCAACCGTCGGGGCGCCCTCGGGACCGGCCGGATCAGTCCAGCTCGATGCTCGCCGCTATCGGCAGATGGTCACTGGCCGTCCGCGGCAGCGTCCACGACGCCACCGGCTCCAGCCCCTTCACCAGGATCTGGTCGATCCGCGCCATCGGGAACGACGCGGGCCAGCTGAAACCGAAACCGTGCCCCGCGGCGCCCTGCGTGGACCGCATCTGCGAGGTCACAGCCCGCAGCGCCCGGTCGTTCATCGTGCCGTTGAGATCGCCCAGCAGGACCACCTTGCCGACGTCCTCCAGCGCGATCGCCTCCCCCAGCGCGTCCGCGCTCTTGTCGCGCTCGTTGGCCGTGAACCCGGCGTGCATCTTGACCCGTACGGACGGCATATGGGCCACGTAGACCGCGATGTCCCCCCGGGGAGTGGCCACCGTGGAGCGCAGCGCCCGGGTCCAGCCCATCCGGATGTCGACCGGAGCGGACTTCTTCAGCGGATACTTGCTCCACAGCCCGACCGTGCCCTGGACCGTGTGGTACTTGTACGCACTCCGCAACCCCGTCCGGTAGGCCGCCACCTGACTCTGCGCCAGCTCCTGGAGCGCCAGGACGTCCGCGCCGGACTCCGCCAGATCGCGCGCCGTACCCTCCGGATCCGGGTTCTGGGCGTTGACGTTGTGCGAAGCGACCGTGATGTCCCCGCCGCTGCCCGACTTGTCGGTGAGCAGCCCCCCGAAGAGGTTCAGCCAGACCACCACCGGCAGCAGCAGCGCCAGCAGCGCCGTCGCCGAACGCCGCCACAGCGCGGCCAGCAGCAGCGGCACCGCCAGAGCCGGCAGCCACGGAAGGAACGTCTCCGACAGGGACCCCAGATTGCCTATCCGGTTGGGCACACGGGCATGCAGAGCCGTGAACAGCGCGACACCGACCGCCAGGACCGCGATGACGATCCCGCGCCGCCACAGGCCGCCGTCCCGCCACGGGCGGAACGGTCCGACGGTCCGCAGGCGCCGGAACCGGCCGCCCGGGCGGGGCGCGGGTTCCCCGAGGTCCCCCGGACCACCGCTCCCCGTCTCCGCCTTGTACGCCTGAACCATCCGCGTCGTCCTCACTGCCTTGCGTCGTCACGCACCGAGCTTCGGTCCTGACACTAGGCGATGACGTTACTGCGTCCACCGCCCCGGGGCGGCCGTACCCCCATGAGGACGCCCCCCGCGGCCCCGGCGGTTCCCACAAATCCCCCCAGGTCGGGACGGACCGGCAAACCAGGGGCCCGGGCGCGCCGCCGTGCCTCCGGAGTGCCTCGCAGACCCCGCCCCTTTCACGGCGCGGCACGAAGTGCCACCATGGTGGTGATCCGGGGACGCCGTCAGGGCGCCACGAGATGACATAAGGAGCCGTAGGTCATGACGCTTCAGGCTGCCCAGAAGCCTGCCGCCGACAGCAAAACGCTGTACGGCGGCAAGGGAACCCGCCGCATCACCGTCCACGACATCGCCGCCGCCAAGGAGCGCGGCGAGAAGTGGCCCATGCTCACCGCCTACGACGCAATGACCGCGTCCGTCTTCGACGAGGCCGGGATCCCGGTGATCCTCGTCGGCGACTCCATGGGAAACACCCACCTCGGCTACGACACGACCGTACCCGTCACGATGGACGAGATGACGCTGCTCTCCGCCGCCGTCGTCCGGGGCACCTCGCGCGCCCTCGTCGTCGGCGACCTGCCCTTCGGCTCGTACCAGGAAGGCCCCGTCCAGGCACTGCGGCACGCCACCCGCCTCGTCAAGGAGGCCGGAGTCGGCGCGGTCAAGCTCGAAGGCGGCGAGCGCTCCCTCCCGCAGACCGAGCTGATCGTGCAGGCGGGCATCCCCGTCATGTCCCACCTCGGCCTCACCCCGCAGTCCGTGAACACCATGGGGTACCGGGTGCAGGGACGCGACGACGAAGCCGCCCACCGGCTGCTGCGGGACGCCAAGGCCGCCCAGGAAGCGGGCGCGTTCGCCGTCGTCCTCGAACTCGTCCCCGCCGAACTCGCCGCCGAAGTCACCCGCTCCCTCCACATCCCGACCATCGGCATCGGCGCGGGCGCCGGCACCGACGCGCAGGTCCTCGTCTGGACCGATATGGCCGGACTGACCGGGGGGAAGGTACCGCGGTTCACCAAGCAGTACGCCGACCTGCGGCGGACACTGGGGGACGCGGCGAAGGCATTCGCGGACGACGTCATCGGCGGAACGTTCCCTCAGGAAGAGCACACCTTCCACTGATTTTCGGGGCTCGGTTCGCCTCCGGGGGGCTTGGGGGTTCACCCACGCCCCCGGGGCGTAGGGGGAAGATTTCTTCAGTCGATCGTGCTCGGCCGCTCGTTCCTCGCGGCCTGCGCGCGTTCTCCTTCCAGAAATCCGCGCCCCCCTTCGGCTCACTCGCGGAGCCATGGGCTCGGCCATCAGGTGATCGCAGAACCTGAGGCCGGGCGCCTACGGGGCCGGGCGAACCGACACCCGGTCGTCGGGACTGTCGGTCGGCTGTCGGTCGGTTGTCGGTGGCGTCCGGCACTGTATGGGCCATGACGCTCATCGACACCATCCCGGACCGCACCGGGAGCACTGCCGTCGAGGTGCGGGGGCTGGTCAAGCACTACGGCGCGACCAAGGCCCTCGACGGCGTGGACCTCGACGTCCGCGAAGGAACGGTCCTCGGGGTCCTCGGTCCCAACGGGGCGGGCAAGACCACTCTCGTACGGTGTCTGTCCACCCTCGTCACCCCCGACGCGGGCACCGCCACCGTCGCCGGGTACGACGTCGTGCGCCAGCCCCGCGGACTCCGCCGGGTCATCGGGCTCACCGGACAGTACGCCTCCGTGGACGAGAAGCTGCCCGGCCGGGAGAACCTCTACATGATCGGGCGGCTGCTCGACCTCTCCCGCCGGGACGCCCGGACCCGCGCGGACGAGCTGCTGGAGCGGTTCTCGCTGACCGACGCCGCCAAACGGACCGCCGGGACGTACTCCGGCGGAATGCGCCGCCGCCTCGACCTGGCCGCGTCCCTCGTCGGACGGCCCAGCGTGCTCTATCTCGACGAACCCACCACCGGACTCGACCCGCGGACCCGCAACGAGGTCTGGGCCGAGGTCCGGAGCATGGTCGGCGAGGGCACCACCGTCCTCCTCACCACGCAGTACATGGAGGAGGCCGAGCAGCTCGCGCACGAGCTGACCGTGATCGACCGGGGCCGCGTCATCGAAAGCGGCCGGGTCGACCAGCTCAAGGCCAGGGTCGGCGGCCGGACGCTCCTGATCCGACCCGTGGACCCGGCGGACCTGCCCACGATGGCGCGGGTACTCGCCGAGACCGGGCTCGACGGCGTCAGCGGTTCCGCGGTCACCGACGACGGGGAGGCACTGTCCGTGCCGATCCTGGCGGACGTCCAGCTCACCGCCGTCATCGGAGTCCTGGGCTCGCACGGCTTCGGCATAGCCGACATCGGCACCCGGCTGCCCAGCCTCGACGAGGTGTTCCTGGCCATCACCGGGGCGCCCGCACACCCGGCATCGGAGGAAGCCGGCCCGGCCGGCCGGAAGGGCAGGACGGCATGAGCAGCGGTACGCGTACGACAACGGGACCCATCACCGACAAGGAACCGGCGGCTCCCGCGAAGTACCCCGCGCCCGCCGGAACCGCACCCGCCGGGGCCGCCGGGCAGCGGCACGAACCCCGGATCGGACTCCGCTCCCATCTGCGCCACATCGGTGCACTGGCCCGGCGCAACACCCTCCAGATCAAACACGATCCGGAGTCGATGTTCGACGTCCTGCTGATGCCCGTGATCTTCACGCTGCTGTTCGTGTACGTCTTCGGCGGCGCGATCTCCGGCAAGGGCAACCAGGACGACTACGTCAACTACGTCATCCCCGGCCTGATGGCCATGATGGGCATGAACATCGCCATGGCCGTCGGCACCGGAGTCAACGACGACTTCAAGAAGGGGGTGATGGACCGCTTCCGCTCGATGCCCATCGCCCGCGCCTCGGTACTGATCGCCAAGATCGTCGTCGAGGTCGGCCGGATGACGGTCGCGATGGTGATCCTGCTGGGCATGGGCTTCCTGCTCGGCCTGGACGTCAGGACGTCCTTCCTGGAAGTGCTGGCCGCGATGGGCCTGTCCATCGTCTTCGGCGCGTCCCTGATGTGGGTCTTCATCCTGCTGGGCATCGCGATGCCCAACCCGCAGGCGGTACAGGGCGTCGCGATGCTGGTCCTGATGCCGCTGCAGTTCGGCTCCTCCATCTTCGCCCCGCCGTCGACGATGCCGGGCTGGCTGGAGACCTTCACCGAGTACAACCCGCTGTCGAACCTCGCGGACGCGGCCCGGGCCCTGGTCAACGGCGGCCCGCTCGCCGAGCCCGTCTGGGTCACGCTCGCCTGGACCCTGGCCATCACCGTCGTCACGGCACCGCTCGCGGTGGCCCGGTTCCGCAAGAGCTGACCCGGTGCCGTCCGGTCGGCGGTACGGCCGTACCGCCGACCGGACGGCATCACACCAGGGCGGTGGCCTCTTCGACCGAGAGGCCGCCGCCCTCTTCGTACGCCGCCGTGAACTCCGCGTCTCCGAGGGCCGCCCGCAGCTCTGCCCCGATCAGCTCCCGGGCCTCGCGCTCCCAGGCCGGAAGGCAGGCACCGGGCAGCCGCCGTGCGTCCGCGACGGCGAGCAGGCGCGCCGCGTCACCGGCACGGCCCGGATCCACGGCGGCCAGAGTGCCCGCCACCGTCACCAGATGGGTCGCCAGGAACTGCGGGGCGATCATGGTGCTGAGGGGTTCGGCAGACATCCGCATCGCGTCCACGGCCGCTTCGTACGCCTCCCGGTGCCGCCCGTCCTGATGGTCCAGCCAGGCGAGATAGCCCTTCACCATGCCGTGGAAGACCAGCAGCCGGCTGGCGCCGAACAACTCCATCAGTCCGGACAGCAGCTCCCGCGCCTCGTCGCGCCGCCCGGTGCGGCCCAGCCACATGCCGAGGAGGATCCGGGACACGGCGGTCGCCTCGTGGACCCGCTCCCCCTGGGCGGTCACCACGTCCCGGACGATCGCCTCGCCGCGCTCGGCCGATGCGCCGCCCAGTTCCAGCAGCGCACCGCCGAGCCGGGCCCGCAGCACGGCCACCTGGCTGGGGGCGCCGATGCGTTCGACATAGACCATGGCCTCCTCGTAGTCCGCCACCGCCAGGGCGAAGTCACCGCGCCGCTCCCGGGCCTCCGCACGGGCCGCGAGGGCCTCCGCGGCGCCCCAGGAGTCCCCGAGCCGGGTGAAGATCTGCCGGGCTTCGTCGGCGGACACGAACGCCTCCTCGGACCAGGGCGAACGGTCGGACAGCACATTGGAGCGGAACTGGACGGCGGCCGCCAGCTCCCACTCGTACCCGTACTCCCGGCACGACCGGACCAGCGTGTCGAGCATGTCCGGCAGCCGCGTCCCGTCGTCGGTCAGCAGAACCGCGAAGAACCACATGTTCCCCGGGAAACGGCACACCTGCGGCAGGTCCGACCGGTAGACCCGGGTGATCTGCCGCAGCCTCGCCAGGTTCTCCGGCGTGGTCCACAGATCGAAGTCGCGGTTGAGGGTCACCATGCGCAGCAGTTCGTTGCCGCGGCGTGCCTCCGCGAGCAGTTCGGGCCCCATGGGCGGCGGGGCGTCCGTGAACCGTTCGAAGAGCGGTTCCGCAGGGCCGGTCTCCGGGGCGAAGGGGTCGGGCCCCAGTTCCCGGGCGGCGGCGCACCAGTGGTGGCTCTCGGTCCGCAGGTCCTTCAACTGCCAGTACCAGCCCAGGTACATCACCAGGCAGAGCGTCTCCTGCTCGTCGCGGGCGGCGACGGCCCGGCGGAGCGCGGTGCGCAGGTTCTCGTACTCCAGGTCGAACAGCCGGAGGCCCGCGAGCTGTTCGGAACAGCGGAGCAGCGGGTCGGTGGCCCGGGCCAGCTCCCGGTAGTGGACGAGGTGGCGGCGCTCGGCGGCATCCCGTTCCCCGGCGGCGTCGAGGCGGTCGGCGGCGTACTCGGCCACGGTTTCGAGGAGGCGGTAGCGCATGGCGGAGCCGTCGCCGGGCGCGGCGACCACCAGCGACTTGTCGACCAGGCTGCCGAGGGCGGTGAGGGCGTCCGTACCGCCGCCGTCCCGAGCCCGGGGGTCGGCGCAGACGGCTTCGACGGCCGCCAGATCGCAGCCTCCGGCGAAGACGGAGAGGCGGCGCAGGACGGTGCGTTCGTGGTGGTCGAGGAGGTCCCAGGACCAGTCGACGACGGCGCGGAGGGTTTGCTGGCGGGGCAGGACGGTGCGGCTGCCGCCGGTGAGGAGGCGGAAGCGGTCGTCGAGGCGGTCGGCTATCTGGCGGGTGGTGAGCATGCGCAGGCGGGCGGCGGCGAGTTCGATGGCGAGGGGGAGGCCGTCGAGGCGGCGGCAGATCTCGGCGGCGGCCCGCGGGTCGTCGGTGACGGTGAATCCGGGGCGGGCGGCGGCACCGCGCTCCCCCAGCAGCCGCAGCGCGGCATCCCGGTGCAGCGGACCCACCGGCCGCACCAGCTCACCGGGCACGCCCAGCGGTTCACGGCTCGTCGCCAGAACCGTCACCCCCGGACAGCTCTCCAGCACCCGCGCCACCAGCCCCGCCGCCGCACCCACCACATGCTCGCAGTTGTCCACGATCAGCAGCATCCGCCGGTACCGGCAGTGCTCCACGAGCCGTGCCAGGGGGTCGGCGGCGAGGGCTTCGGCCCGCAGTTCCTCGGAGCCCGCGCCGCGCAGCACGGTCTGCCGGGCGCCGAGGCCGAGGAGCACGGTCTCGGGGACGCTCTCGGGGTCGTCGACCGGGGCGAGTTCGGCCAGCCAGACACCGTCCGGGTAGGCGTCCGCCTCGCGTTCGCCGGCCTCCTGCGAGAGGCGGGTCTTGCCCGCGCCGCCGGTACCGGTCAGGGTGACGAGCCGGGCGCTCCGCAGATCGTGGCGGAGCGCCCCGAGGTCGTCCTCCCGTCCGACGAACGACGTCAGCCGGGCACGCAGATTGCCACGCGCGGCGGAGGGTGCCGCCGGGGCGGGGGGCGTCGCCGGTACAGCGGGGGCCGGGGTTCCGGCGGGGGCGAGCAGCTCCGCGTACAGGGTGCGCAGCTCGGGTCCCGGGTCGGTGCCGAGGCGGCCGGCGAGCCGGGACCGTACCTCCTCGTAGGCGGCGAGGGCCTCGGCGGGCCGTCCGGTGGCTCGCAGTGCGCGGATCCGCAGCGCGTGCAGCGGCTCGTCGAGGGGGTCGGCGGCGCAGGCCGCGGCCAGCTCGGGCAGGCATTCCGCGGCCCGGCCGAGCGCCACGAGCGCGGCCAGCCGGTCCTTGACCGCGGCCCGGCGGCGGGCCTCGGCGCGGGCGGCCTCGGCCCGGCCGTCGTCGGGGAGGTCGGCGAGCGCCGGGCCGCGCCAGAGGGCGAGCGCCTCGTCGAGGATGCCCAGGGCCTTCACCGGGTCGTCCTCGGCGAGGGCGCGGGCCCCTTCGCCCGCGAGGCGGGTGAAGCGGTGGAGGTCGATGTCGTCCGGGTCGGCGGCGAGCCGGTAGCCACCGGCGTCGGAGGAGACCGCGGCGGCTCCGACGGCCCGCCGCAGCCGCCCGATCAGGGCTTGCAGAGCGCCCGTGGCATCGGCGGGCGGCTCTCCGGCCCAGACCTCGTCCACCAGGGTCCCCGCGGGCACGGGCCGCCCGGGGCTGAGTGCCAGCGCGCCGAGGAGCGCGCGCAGTCGGGCGCCGCCGAGGGGCACGGGGGTGCCGTCGTCGCGATGGACCTGGGTGGTGCCGAGTACGGAGTAGCGCACCCGGCCATTCTCCCCGCCCGGCGGGGGCTGCGGGCACCGAAGGCGGTACGGCGGGCGGGTGGCCGGAACGGGAGGCTCCCGGCGGCTGGAACGCGAGAGTGCAGGCGGGCGCCGGAACGGGAAGGTCCGGGCGGGCCGGAACCAGGGGCGTGGCCCGGTTCGTTCTCCGGGCACCGGCACCGACGGGTACGGTCGGTGACCACGCCGTCACGCCACCGGAGCCGCGCCATGAGCCCAGCAGCCGCCTCTTCCCGGTCCTCCCGCCGGGTCAGCCCCGTCTTCCTCGGCATCGTCGCGGTCGGCGCGGTCGCCGGCTGGGCGGTGTGGACGGACTGGTCCGGGACCGCCGGTTTCGCGGTCTTCGTCTTCGTGACCGCCGCCTGGGTGGTCTCCCTCTGTCTGCACGAGTACGCGCACGCCCGCACGGCCCTGTACGGCGGTGATCCGACCGTCGTCGACAAGGGGTATCTGACGCTCAACCCCCTCACCTACACGCACGCGCTGACCAGCATCGTCCTTCCGGTCCTCTTCGTGGTCCTCGGCGGTATCGGGCTGCCCGGCGGTGCGGTGTTCATCGAGCGCGGCCGGATCCCCGGGCGCTGGCGGCACAGCCTGATCTCCGCGGCGGGTCCGCTGACGAATGCGGCGTTCGCCGTGGTGTGTACGGCCCCGTTCTGGCTGCACGGTCTGGAAGGCGTCCCGCCGCTGTTCCGCCATGCTCTGGGCTTCCTGGCGCTGCTGCAGGTCACGGCCGCGATCCTGAACTTCCTGCCGGTGCCGGGGCTCGACGGGTACGGGGTGGTCGAGCCGTGGCTGTCCCCCGCGATGCGCCGCCGCCTCGCCCCGGTCGGCGCGTACGGCCTGCTGATCGTGTTCGCCCTGCTGTTCTTCGTACCGGAGGTGAACCGCGCCTTCTTCGACCTGGTGGACTGGGTGCTGCGGGGGCTGGGGGTGCCGGATCTGGAGACGGCCTGCGGCTACGACCTCTACCGCTTCTGGCAGCAGCCGCCGTCGGTGTGCACGGCCTGACCCCGGCACTGTGCCCGGGAATGGACCCGTCCCCCGCGCCGGGTCGCGGCGCGGGGGACGGGGGGTCTTCGGCAGGAGATCCCGGTGGGGTTACCCGAGTCTCTTCTTGTTGCGCCAGTCGGTGGTGAGGACGACGGTGGGTGCGGCGTGGACCGTTGCCCCGCCCGGGTAGAAGCGGACGACGCCGTTCTCGGCCGCGCCCGTGATGGCCCAGATCTCCGGTATGCCGTCCTTGTTGACATCGGGCGTACCGGTCATCAGCGGGATGACGGCCGTCGTCCAGTTGGTGCCGTACTGGGCGTCGATGCCGTTCTTGGAGTTGACGGCGCTGGCGAGGGAGTTGAGGTCGGTGCCCGCTCCGCCGGTGGCGGGCTTGCCGTGACGGAGCAGCAGGCGGTTGGTGTTGAAGTCGCGCCAGATCATATCGGCGGCGCCGTCCTTGTCGTGGTCCCCGAGGGAGACCAGGTCGCGGTTGGTCCAGGCGGTGGCCGAGAGCTGGATCGCGGTGTCGAAGGCGGCGCCGGTGTAGCCGGTGAAGACCCACAGCGCGTCTCCGGCGGTGGCGAACACCTCGGGCAGCTTGTCGTTGGTGATGTCACCGACCGCCAGGATCTGCGTCAGCGCGGAGGGCGCGGGCGCGTTCGACGGCATATGCACCTCTACGCGCTTGGACACGTCGACGCTGCCGTAGCCGTCACCGCGGTAGACGTAGAGCTTGCCGTCGGGCATCCGGGCGACCAGGTCCTGGATACCGTCGCCGCCGACGAAGTCGCCGTTGTGGGTGATCAGCGCCGGATTGTTCCCGTTCTCGTCGACCCAGTGGTAGCCGTAGTCCGGCTTGCCGTCCTCGTCCTCGTCCAGCTCGATGGCCCTGCCATTGTCGTGCGCCGCCAGCAGGGACGCGTGCAGATCACCGTTGGCCTCGGCGGGGTAGAGACGGAGGTCGCCGGTTGCGTCGACGACATAGAGGTCCGGGGTACCGTCACCGGTCACGTCGCCGGGGGCATCGGCCTTGTCCCGCGGGCTGACGTAGTGGAGGTAGCGGGTCGACGTCAGCGACATATTGCCCGCCGCGTCGGCCGCCTTCACATAGAGGATGTTCGGCCCGGCGTT
Encoded proteins:
- a CDS encoding endonuclease/exonuclease/phosphatase family protein — protein: MVQAYKAETGSGGPGDLGEPAPRPGGRFRRLRTVGPFRPWRDGGLWRRGIVIAVLAVGVALFTALHARVPNRIGNLGSLSETFLPWLPALAVPLLLAALWRRSATALLALLLPVVVWLNLFGGLLTDKSGSGGDITVASHNVNAQNPDPEGTARDLAESGADVLALQELAQSQVAAYRTGLRSAYKYHTVQGTVGLWSKYPLKKSAPVDIRMGWTRALRSTVATPRGDIAVYVAHMPSVRVKMHAGFTANERDKSADALGEAIALEDVGKVVLLGDLNGTMNDRALRAVTSQMRSTQGAAGHGFGFSWPASFPMARIDQILVKGLEPVASWTLPRTASDHLPIAASIELD
- a CDS encoding NAD+ synthase, whose translation is MPQLRLALNQIDATVGDLGGNAEAVVRRTRQAAEQGAHLVAFPEMMLTGYPVEDLALRSSFVDASRASLTALAARLADEGLGGVPVIVGYLDRSDTAQPKYGQPAGAPRNAAAVLHGGEVVLGFAKHHLPNYGVFDEFRYFVPGDTMPVVRVRGVDVALAICEDLWQDGGRVPATRSAGAGLLISVNASPYERDKDDTRLDLVRKRAQEAGCTVAYCATTGGQDELVFDGDSIVVDAAGEVIARAPQFEETLLLVDLDLPAAAPVPPSGVVDDGLRIDHAVVSEEPVAAYRPEFTGGYAERLDDDAEVYAALVTGLRAYTVKNGFRSVLVGLSGGIDSALVAAIACDALGAGNVYGISMPSKYSSQHSRDDAAELARRTGLHFRTVSIEPMFDAYMGALGLTGLAEENLQSRLRGTLLMAVSNEEGHIVLAPGNKSELAVGYSTLYGDSVGAYGPIKDVYKSTVFRLARWRNRVAAERGETPPIPEASITKPPSAELRPDQVDTDSLPDYDVLDAILELYVDRDRGRAAIVAAGYDEELVARVLRLVDTAEYKRRQYPPGTKISAKGFGKDRRLPITNRWREHAS
- the panB gene encoding 3-methyl-2-oxobutanoate hydroxymethyltransferase → MTLQAAQKPAADSKTLYGGKGTRRITVHDIAAAKERGEKWPMLTAYDAMTASVFDEAGIPVILVGDSMGNTHLGYDTTVPVTMDEMTLLSAAVVRGTSRALVVGDLPFGSYQEGPVQALRHATRLVKEAGVGAVKLEGGERSLPQTELIVQAGIPVMSHLGLTPQSVNTMGYRVQGRDDEAAHRLLRDAKAAQEAGAFAVVLELVPAELAAEVTRSLHIPTIGIGAGAGTDAQVLVWTDMAGLTGGKVPRFTKQYADLRRTLGDAAKAFADDVIGGTFPQEEHTFH
- a CDS encoding multicopper oxidase family protein, which translates into the protein MKKFIQRRTLLGASLAVAGTAALTACSGSDGGKGGGHAGHNGGGGGSAGAGGGGNKGFVAPDGPEVKAAEAKRGRGPERKVRFTATPGTVDLGGVTAKTWLYGDRLPGQEVRVTAGDTLALTLVNNLPDTTSLHWHGLALRNDMDGVPGLTQAPVKAGGTFDYRFAVAHPGTYWFHPHSGVQQDRGLYAPLIVEDPKEPLKYDKEWVIVLDDWVDGIDGSTPDAVLTELSKGMMSGGGHEGHGAAGTTAMGGRGRYSGARRPAAAKTPGPGGAGPSRMMMGAKSDLLGGDAGDVAYPHYLINGRTPKAPASFSAKPGDRIRLRIINAGGDTAFRVALGGHELTVTHTDGFPVAPAKTDALLLGMGERYDAVVTAGDGVFPLVAVAEGKNTTALALLRTGGGAAPAATVRPAELTRRVLTADKLRADASVALPARKPDREIDIELTGGMAKYDWAFDGKPYTPDPRHEVRAGERVRLVFRNPTGMWHPLHLHGHTFAVGGTAQGARKDTAVILPNGTLTADFDADNPGLWMIHCHNVYHAEAGMMTVLGYRK